The Microbacterium luteum genome includes a region encoding these proteins:
- a CDS encoding 50S ribosomal protein L25/general stress protein Ctc, translating to MSTEIDAKVHAELRENFGKGFARRLRAAGQIPAVIYGHGTSPVHVALPGHQVSLLVRRANALLELDIDGKDQLTLVKDVQRDPVRQIIEHIDLLVVKKGEKIHVDVPVTVVGEPFAGTIANLDASTVLLEVEATHIPEHVEVDVEGLEDGAHVTAGELKLPRGASLVTEADTLVVAIYVPTAALAAEEEIAEADAEVAAEQSEESAE from the coding sequence ATGTCGACCGAAATCGATGCGAAGGTCCACGCCGAGCTGCGTGAGAACTTCGGCAAGGGCTTCGCCCGCCGCCTGCGTGCCGCCGGCCAGATCCCGGCCGTGATCTACGGCCACGGCACCTCGCCCGTCCACGTCGCGCTGCCCGGCCACCAGGTCTCGCTGCTCGTGCGTCGCGCCAACGCGCTGCTCGAGCTCGACATCGACGGCAAGGACCAGCTGACGCTCGTCAAGGACGTCCAGCGCGACCCGGTTCGTCAGATCATCGAGCACATCGATCTGCTCGTGGTCAAGAAGGGCGAGAAGATCCACGTCGACGTGCCCGTCACGGTCGTCGGTGAGCCCTTCGCCGGCACCATCGCCAACCTCGACGCATCCACCGTGCTGCTCGAGGTCGAGGCCACCCACATCCCCGAGCACGTCGAGGTCGACGTGGAGGGACTGGAGGACGGCGCCCATGTCACCGCGGGCGAGCTGAAGCTCCCGCGTGGCGCGTCGCTGGTCACCGAGGCCGACACGCTCGTCGTCGCCATCTACGTGCCGACCGCCGCGCTGGCCGCGGAGGAGGAGATCGCCGAGGCCGACGCCGAGGTCGCCGCCGAGCAGTCCGAGGAATCCGCGGAGTAA